One segment of uncultured Tolumonas sp. DNA contains the following:
- a CDS encoding DUF4202 domain-containing protein, which produces MSAEMNTDLRFTRTLAAFDEANSHDPRQELDENGVAVAYEVLYARRMSQMLQSFCPQASEALKLAAHSQHIERWTLPRELYSLDRKGYLQWRSDLKLRHASRAGEIMLAQGYDTAMCERVAALLKKEKLKSDEESQALEDVICLVFLQFYFSEFSKAHDEAKLIDILQKTWRKMSAAGHQAALSLPLTDEEKTLVAKALA; this is translated from the coding sequence ATGTCTGCTGAAATGAATACCGATCTGCGTTTTACCCGCACTCTTGCGGCATTTGATGAAGCGAATTCACATGACCCTCGTCAGGAGTTAGATGAGAATGGGGTGGCGGTGGCCTATGAAGTATTATACGCCCGTCGGATGAGCCAGATGCTGCAAAGCTTCTGCCCTCAGGCATCAGAAGCATTAAAACTGGCCGCGCATAGCCAGCATATTGAACGCTGGACGTTACCACGCGAGCTTTATTCGCTCGATCGAAAAGGCTATTTACAGTGGCGTAGCGATTTAAAACTGCGTCATGCGAGCCGAGCGGGCGAGATCATGCTGGCACAGGGTTATGACACGGCGATGTGCGAACGTGTTGCCGCCTTGTTGAAAAAAGAAAAATTGAAAAGTGATGAAGAGAGTCAGGCGTTGGAGGATGTTATTTGTTTAGTCTTCCTGCAATTTTATTTTTCTGAATTTTCGAAAGCGCATGATGAGGCTAAATTAATTGATATTTTGCAAAAGACCTGGCGCAAAATGTCCGCAGCCGGTCATCAGGCAGCACTCAGTTTGCCATTGACCGATGAAGAAAAAACACTGGTTGCGAAAGCACTGGCGTAA
- a CDS encoding LEA type 2 family protein: MLKWCRYVLAGAALSLAGCAALQPKLEAPTVAVNSVRVMPGQGLNLRFLIGLHVQNPNSLPLPIHGVNYTVALSGQPVVSGNSQNQPTIPAHGEQDVEVEAVADLVNGLSLANTLLSNPLQQEVPYAVKASVDVGAFLPNIPVQKSGVVNLTTGAIR, encoded by the coding sequence ATGTTGAAGTGGTGCCGTTATGTGTTGGCAGGGGCTGCATTATCTCTTGCCGGTTGTGCTGCGTTACAGCCGAAACTGGAAGCACCGACCGTGGCGGTTAACTCTGTTCGCGTCATGCCGGGGCAGGGGCTGAATCTGCGTTTTCTGATCGGTTTACATGTGCAGAACCCGAATTCGCTACCATTGCCAATCCATGGCGTTAATTACACGGTGGCGTTGTCTGGTCAGCCGGTAGTGTCAGGTAATAGTCAAAATCAACCGACAATCCCAGCGCATGGCGAACAGGATGTTGAAGTAGAAGCAGTGGCCGATCTGGTGAATGGTTTGTCTTTGGCTAATACGTTGCTGAGCAACCCACTGCAACAGGAAGTGCCATACGCAGTAAAAGCCTCGGTTGATGTCGGCGCTTTTCTGCCGAATATTCCGGTACAAAAAAGCGGGGTTGTTAACCTGACGACAGGCGCTATTCGTTAA
- a CDS encoding diguanylate cyclase → MKLNLHLRLSLIVALFVSGVTVIASYSFYNFTYNREQTRSLQAVTQLSATVYKTAEIAAYAGNRVIAEDVLDGLLRNKLIYSVTINTDQFSLHQGRNDGASLAPITQILYSPFGGNDKIGELIITPSRDIIDVQAKAIALEITVLMALLIIVTLLCMMAVIWLFITNPVSKLASELYLIRPGDDKRLTIPVLLRETELETLSKTVNQLLDKVQQQIAEERKLRDRVELIANNFRMVFDLSTNALIVTDKSMNLLTYNPSFQDLVLSATGNRHLPHTAEWVSLLVKNPDEFMEQITQLLEEKSDNCFDVKLLSHEDGRRRWVSINAKEAVNDYGESIILIFINDITRQHEALNASVHDASHDHLTHLKNRRVAEQQIDQMIHTAARIHQPLALIVLDLDGFKKVNDTEGHDAGDKVLIEVANRLSNLTRKSDIVARWGGDEFLIALNDASQETAMLLAQRFLQSISQPIDIGKDKTAIVGASIGIVICPDNAASFNAAFECADVAMYQVKQAGKNGIRVYNPQTATL, encoded by the coding sequence ATGAAACTCAACCTTCATCTGCGTCTCTCTTTGATTGTTGCCTTATTCGTTTCCGGTGTGACCGTTATCGCGTCTTACAGTTTTTACAATTTCACCTACAACCGGGAACAAACCCGTAGTCTGCAAGCCGTTACCCAGCTCTCCGCGACTGTCTATAAAACAGCCGAAATCGCCGCGTATGCGGGCAATCGAGTCATCGCCGAAGATGTCCTTGACGGCTTATTACGCAATAAATTGATCTACAGTGTCACCATTAATACCGATCAATTCTCACTGCATCAGGGCCGCAATGATGGCGCATCTCTCGCGCCAATCACTCAAATATTGTATTCACCGTTTGGGGGCAATGACAAAATCGGTGAATTAATTATCACCCCCAGCCGAGATATTATTGATGTACAAGCCAAAGCGATCGCCTTAGAAATTACCGTATTAATGGCCTTGCTGATTATCGTGACACTGCTTTGTATGATGGCAGTGATTTGGTTATTTATCACCAACCCTGTCAGTAAACTGGCCAGCGAGCTTTATCTGATCCGACCCGGTGATGATAAGCGGCTGACTATTCCCGTGTTATTACGGGAAACAGAATTGGAAACCCTGTCGAAAACAGTGAACCAGTTGCTGGATAAAGTGCAGCAGCAGATCGCCGAAGAACGAAAACTTCGCGATCGGGTTGAGCTGATCGCCAATAATTTCAGAATGGTTTTTGATTTATCGACTAATGCACTGATTGTTACCGATAAATCCATGAATTTACTGACTTATAACCCATCATTTCAAGATCTGGTTTTATCGGCAACCGGTAATCGGCATCTACCGCATACGGCGGAATGGGTAAGTCTGTTGGTAAAAAATCCCGATGAATTTATGGAACAAATTACGCAGTTGTTAGAAGAAAAATCAGACAACTGTTTTGATGTAAAATTACTGTCACATGAAGATGGGCGCCGCCGTTGGGTCAGTATTAATGCCAAAGAAGCTGTTAATGATTACGGTGAAAGCATCATTCTGATTTTCATCAATGACATTACCCGGCAACACGAAGCCTTAAATGCCTCTGTCCACGATGCCAGCCATGATCACCTCACGCATCTGAAAAACCGCCGTGTGGCGGAACAACAAATCGATCAGATGATCCACACCGCAGCTCGTATTCACCAGCCTCTTGCGTTGATCGTGCTTGATCTCGATGGCTTTAAAAAAGTAAATGATACTGAAGGTCATGATGCCGGTGATAAGGTGCTCATTGAGGTGGCCAATCGCTTAAGCAACCTGACGCGAAAAAGTGATATTGTCGCCCGTTGGGGCGGCGACGAATTTCTGATTGCATTGAATGATGCCTCGCAGGAAACAGCCATGCTGTTAGCGCAACGATTTTTACAAAGTATCAGTCAACCCATTGATATTGGAAAAGATAAAACTGCAATTGTCGGTGCCAGTATCGGTATTGTGATTTGCCCGGACAACGCGGCGAGCTTCAATGCCGCGTTTGAATGTGCTGATGTCGCCATGTATCAGGTAAAACAAGCCGGTAAAAATGGCATTCGGGTTTATAACCCTCAAACCGCAACACTATAA
- a CDS encoding glyoxylate/hydroxypyruvate reductase A yields the protein MLYLYSPEQQDHYHHLLQEALPDWSIACWPQEVNAEAITHVVAWKPPINFFRRFSNLQVIFTLGAGVDKFLQRDDIPEHVTIIRLTDAGMAQQMTEYALYGLLHFQRKMDIYRSQQQNTVWQPQPTRLAKDTRVTVLGLGHLGVHVAQTLAGLGYQVSGWSRQPRNIEHVHCVHGCDALGALLQETDVLFSILPSTDETKHLLDAKHLALLPKDAALINAGRGTLLDEEALLSLLNQQHLRFVLLDVFATEPLPAAHPFWQHPAVIITPHVAADTIPEEAVAQIATNIQALANGHPVQGIVDRQRGY from the coding sequence ATGCTCTATCTCTACTCTCCTGAACAGCAAGATCACTATCATCATCTGCTGCAAGAAGCATTGCCTGATTGGTCGATTGCTTGCTGGCCGCAGGAAGTGAATGCCGAAGCGATAACGCACGTGGTCGCCTGGAAACCGCCGATTAATTTCTTCCGCCGCTTTTCTAATTTACAGGTGATTTTTACCCTCGGTGCCGGTGTCGATAAATTTCTGCAGCGCGACGACATTCCAGAACATGTCACTATTATCCGTCTGACCGATGCCGGCATGGCACAGCAGATGACCGAATATGCGTTATACGGGTTGCTGCATTTCCAACGGAAAATGGATATTTACCGAAGCCAACAACAAAATACGGTATGGCAACCACAGCCAACCCGTCTCGCCAAAGACACGCGGGTTACGGTTTTGGGCCTCGGCCATCTTGGCGTACATGTGGCGCAAACGCTGGCAGGGCTGGGTTACCAAGTTAGTGGCTGGAGTCGGCAGCCAAGAAACATTGAGCATGTCCACTGTGTGCATGGCTGCGATGCGCTCGGTGCATTACTGCAAGAAACTGATGTTTTGTTCAGTATTCTGCCTTCAACCGATGAAACCAAGCATCTGCTCGATGCCAAGCATTTGGCTTTATTGCCAAAAGATGCAGCCTTGATCAACGCCGGACGCGGTACATTGCTGGATGAAGAGGCGCTGCTTAGTCTGCTCAATCAACAACACCTGCGTTTTGTTTTACTGGATGTCTTTGCGACAGAACCATTACCGGCAGCACACCCGTTCTGGCAACATCCGGCGGTGATTATCACTCCACATGTCGCAGCCGACACGATTCCAGAAGAGGCCGTGGCACAAATTGCGACGAACATACAGGCGTTGGCGAATGGGCATCCGGTACAAGGTATCGTCGATCGCCAGCGCGGATATTGA
- the tpx gene encoding thiol peroxidase produces the protein MATVTLAGNPVTVNGDFPQTGATAKPFSLVNKELADVTLASFSGKRKVLNIFPSVDTAVCAASVRHFNEAASKLNNTVVLCISADLPFAQARFCGAEGLDNVVTLSTLRSGAFVTDYGVAIADGVLGGLTARAVVVLDEADKVLHAELVDEITHEPNYDAALKVLA, from the coding sequence ATGGCAACTGTAACTCTGGCTGGTAATCCGGTAACTGTGAATGGTGATTTCCCACAAACTGGCGCCACCGCAAAACCGTTTTCACTGGTCAATAAAGAGCTGGCTGATGTAACACTGGCCTCTTTCAGCGGTAAACGTAAAGTGCTGAACATTTTCCCAAGCGTCGATACCGCCGTTTGTGCCGCATCTGTTCGCCATTTCAATGAAGCTGCCAGCAAACTGAACAACACCGTCGTATTGTGTATTTCTGCCGATCTGCCTTTTGCGCAAGCCCGTTTCTGTGGTGCAGAAGGTCTGGATAATGTGGTTACCCTTTCTACCCTGCGTAGCGGCGCGTTCGTCACCGACTACGGTGTTGCGATCGCCGATGGCGTATTGGGTGGTTTAACTGCTCGTGCGGTTGTAGTGCTGGATGAAGCAGATAAAGTACTGCACGCAGAGCTGGTCGATGAAATTACTCATGAACCAAACTACGATGCAGCACTGAAAGTACTGGCTTAA
- a CDS encoding polysaccharide lyase family 7 protein → MKKLIALCVLSATSAYAATTYIAPATGPFDLRQWKETLPVANSSGGLIEIMPDQLATYASKYFYLDSNNKMTFWAPVNGADLVTTKNSDYPRSELREMIGDNDRDDWNWEGHHTMKACLWVAQVPSTKKVVIGQIHSYNNPLIKLQWENGSVYSLTKRNEDGSNGDIKTLLAAPSTNKFCYTIDSNAGVLNVSVDGGKTSTYDYVVGDPNWMNQKFYFKAGAYCQEKINYETTPGAGCKVRFGSLVTAH, encoded by the coding sequence ATGAAAAAATTAATTGCGTTATGTGTTCTGTCTGCAACTTCTGCTTATGCAGCTACCACTTATATAGCTCCAGCTACTGGCCCATTTGATTTACGTCAATGGAAAGAAACTTTACCAGTTGCAAACAGCAGTGGTGGTCTGATTGAAATAATGCCCGATCAATTAGCCACTTATGCCAGCAAATATTTCTATTTAGACAGTAATAATAAAATGACGTTCTGGGCTCCAGTGAATGGCGCCGATCTCGTTACAACCAAAAATTCCGATTATCCACGTTCCGAATTACGCGAAATGATTGGTGATAACGATCGTGATGACTGGAACTGGGAAGGTCATCACACGATGAAAGCCTGCTTATGGGTTGCCCAAGTGCCGTCGACTAAAAAAGTGGTCATTGGCCAGATCCATAGTTACAACAATCCGTTGATCAAGTTGCAGTGGGAAAACGGTTCCGTTTATTCACTGACCAAACGGAATGAAGATGGTTCAAATGGTGACATCAAAACCTTACTGGCAGCACCCAGTACAAATAAATTCTGCTACACCATCGACTCTAATGCGGGCGTGCTCAATGTATCTGTCGATGGCGGCAAAACATCAACTTATGATTATGTGGTTGGCGACCCGAACTGGATGAATCAGAAGTTCTATTTTAAAGCCGGTGCGTACTGTCAGGAAAAAATCAATTACGAAACCACACCAGGTGCTGGCTGTAAGGTACGCTTTGGTTCATTGGTGACTGCACACTAA
- a CDS encoding UDP-glucose/GDP-mannose dehydrogenase family protein, translating to MRISIFGMGYVGAVCTACLAQRGHQIIGVDVSKHKVELINAGRSPIVEPGLDELLAAGKNAGRIRATNDYTDAIQNSDITMVCVPTPSKRNGDLSLEYIEAVCREIGLAMRDKPSRHTVIIRSTVLPGTVKGVVLPILEDCAQMKAGVDFGLGVNPEFLRESTALRDYDEPPMTVVGVLDDETGRLMELLYSDLHAPFICKPIEIAEMVKYTCNVWHAVKVSFANEIGSIAKELHVDGREVMDVVCRDNKLNISSYYMKPGFAFGGSCLPKDVRALNYRASQLDVQTPLISSLMHSNENQVKRAFQMIESLNKRKIGMLGLSFKAETDDLRESPLVELAEMLIGKGYQLSIYDRNVKFASVHGANRDYINGKIPHVSSLLAEDESELLDNVDVLIVGNKDKAFQAMLESWPEEKYLVDLAGFMTNTSVVNKQGICW from the coding sequence ATGCGTATCAGTATCTTTGGTATGGGTTATGTTGGCGCAGTTTGTACTGCCTGCCTTGCACAGCGTGGCCACCAGATCATCGGGGTCGATGTTTCCAAACATAAAGTTGAACTGATCAATGCCGGCCGCTCGCCGATTGTGGAGCCGGGATTGGATGAATTACTAGCTGCAGGTAAAAACGCCGGTCGGATCCGGGCGACAAATGATTACACCGATGCCATTCAGAACAGCGACATTACCATGGTCTGTGTTCCGACACCGAGCAAACGTAATGGCGACTTGAGTCTGGAGTATATCGAGGCCGTTTGCCGTGAAATTGGCCTGGCTATGCGCGATAAACCTTCCCGGCATACGGTGATCATCCGCAGCACCGTCTTACCGGGCACGGTAAAAGGGGTAGTGTTACCGATACTGGAAGATTGTGCCCAGATGAAAGCCGGGGTGGATTTCGGCTTAGGGGTTAACCCGGAATTTCTACGGGAAAGTACCGCACTGCGTGATTACGATGAACCACCTATGACCGTGGTGGGGGTGCTGGATGATGAAACGGGTCGGTTGATGGAGTTACTTTACAGTGATTTGCACGCGCCGTTTATCTGCAAACCGATTGAAATCGCCGAGATGGTGAAATACACCTGCAATGTCTGGCATGCGGTAAAAGTCAGCTTTGCCAATGAAATTGGTAGTATAGCAAAAGAGCTGCATGTGGATGGCCGTGAGGTCATGGATGTGGTGTGCCGCGACAATAAGCTCAATATTTCCAGTTATTACATGAAACCCGGCTTTGCTTTTGGTGGTTCGTGTCTGCCAAAAGATGTACGGGCGCTCAATTACCGCGCATCTCAATTGGATGTGCAAACGCCGCTCATTTCCTCGTTAATGCACAGTAACGAAAATCAGGTGAAACGTGCGTTTCAGATGATTGAGTCACTGAACAAACGCAAGATCGGCATGTTGGGCTTAAGCTTCAAAGCGGAAACGGATGATCTGCGCGAAAGCCCGCTGGTGGAACTGGCCGAGATGTTGATCGGCAAGGGCTATCAGCTTTCCATCTATGACCGCAACGTAAAATTTGCCAGTGTGCACGGTGCCAACCGTGATTACATCAATGGCAAGATCCCCCATGTCTCTTCTTTGTTGGCGGAAGACGAATCGGAGCTACTCGATAATGTCGATGTACTGATCGTGGGCAACAAAGATAAGGCATTTCAAGCCATGCTGGAGTCGTGGCCGGAAGAGAAATATCTGGTCGATTTGGCCGGTTTTATGACGAACACCTCGGTCGTCAATAAACAGGGTATTTGCTGGTAA
- a CDS encoding glycosyltransferase family 2 protein translates to MQWMQTTTGWLLLGCLLCSLALLVPPEVFSAGHPEFLLVVGGIGLWRYGVGLMHYLRGLFFCYVVFPRHRKQAAAAVLAQPPSHIYLMVTSFRIDAMTTAMVYRSVISEAIHCGYPATVVASIVELSDESLIHTLWQQAAPPQDRVTLRFVRIPGTGKRDGLANGFRAIARDMPDAQALVAVVDGDTVLSDGIIRQSCPYFSLFPNVGALTTNEYCDVLGSYWMSQWHKLRFAQRHISMCSMALSKRVLTLTGRMSLFRASVVTEPEFISDVESDHLDHWRLGRFKFLTGDDKSSWFSMMRQGWDTYYVPDAEITTVEHPPSKSFIAAARQLMFRWYGNSLRQNSRATRLGIKRLGWFTYYVLFDQRISMWTSVLGLTAAVLAGFKYDIGYPVIYLLWIALTRTLVSLMLLASGHKVGPGFPLMLYFNQIFGSLIKIYVVFRLDRQSWTRQNTKLKHDHGAFQTWFNRWSTSAMTFSAVSVFLAVVVHLV, encoded by the coding sequence ATGCAATGGATGCAAACTACGACAGGCTGGTTATTGCTGGGGTGCTTGCTTTGCTCGTTGGCATTGTTGGTGCCACCCGAAGTGTTTTCCGCCGGGCACCCTGAGTTTTTGCTGGTGGTCGGTGGGATCGGGTTGTGGCGTTATGGCGTGGGCTTAATGCATTACCTGCGTGGGCTGTTCTTTTGTTATGTCGTGTTTCCCCGCCATCGTAAGCAAGCGGCGGCGGCGGTGCTGGCACAACCACCTTCACATATCTATTTGATGGTGACCAGTTTTCGCATCGATGCGATGACCACGGCCATGGTCTATCGCTCGGTGATCAGTGAGGCCATTCATTGTGGTTATCCGGCTACAGTAGTGGCGTCGATTGTTGAGTTGTCGGATGAATCGCTGATCCACACCTTGTGGCAACAAGCTGCACCACCGCAGGATCGCGTCACGTTACGATTCGTCCGTATTCCTGGCACCGGCAAACGTGATGGGCTGGCGAATGGTTTTCGGGCCATTGCGCGGGATATGCCGGATGCACAGGCGCTGGTCGCGGTAGTGGATGGCGATACGGTGTTGTCTGACGGCATTATTCGCCAATCATGTCCTTACTTTTCGTTATTTCCCAATGTTGGCGCGCTGACAACCAATGAATATTGCGATGTGCTGGGCAGTTACTGGATGAGCCAGTGGCACAAGCTGCGTTTTGCCCAACGACATATCAGCATGTGCTCAATGGCATTGTCAAAACGGGTATTAACCCTGACTGGACGTATGTCGCTGTTCCGCGCCAGTGTCGTGACCGAGCCGGAGTTCATCTCGGATGTGGAGAGCGATCACCTGGATCACTGGCGACTGGGGCGCTTCAAATTCCTGACCGGCGATGACAAATCGAGCTGGTTTAGCATGATGCGTCAGGGCTGGGATACCTATTATGTGCCTGATGCGGAAATCACAACAGTCGAGCACCCACCGTCAAAAAGTTTTATAGCGGCAGCCCGTCAGTTGATGTTTCGCTGGTATGGCAATTCATTACGGCAAAATTCACGGGCCACCCGTCTTGGTATCAAACGTCTGGGCTGGTTTACCTATTACGTGTTGTTCGATCAACGCATCTCGATGTGGACCAGTGTCTTGGGGCTGACAGCCGCTGTGCTGGCCGGTTTCAAATATGACATTGGTTATCCGGTGATTTATCTGCTGTGGATCGCACTGACCCGTACATTGGTGTCACTGATGCTGTTGGCTTCCGGCCACAAAGTGGGGCCGGGTTTCCCGCTGATGCTCTATTTCAACCAAATCTTTGGCTCGCTGATCAAAATCTACGTGGTGTTCCGCCTGGATCGCCAGTCGTGGACACGTCAAAACACCAAGCTGAAACATGATCATGGTGCGTTTCAAACCTGGTTTAACCGCTGGTCCACTTCTGCCATGACGTTTTCGGCAGTCAGTGTGTTTCTGGCGGTAGTAGTTCATCTGGTTTAG
- a CDS encoding alginate biosynthesis protein Alg44: protein MATANLNLVHETEAQRRHARVKIPARLIVTDPQHNQYVMELNEISASGFSVMNEDARLHVDQVYRGRLLFNFDAVEFVLKVNFKVIHQWADEHRFGCEFQDLGTQEISTLRLLISKFLGGEIAQVNDVLTTLSRENFTKARKAVNTSAGLTGWAKTKALLATALMFVVGLGAFSYLLSTLASHYLVTAARSASVTLPQQAVLMPKEGNVELLVKVGATVKAGMPVARVQAPWAEQVTTLLKASATPDPKLLSLLQTQMDYTLPSPCDCAVLSTGVTNGQFLERGKPVVQLVPPQSQPYVQANFDYADYAKLTAGRKVVLTLPDGLPEVSGTISQVQMTDAMPIPALGAVMVKIKPDQALPAGTVSSPVAVSVAPVWFDRLRMAVAMQVKKFTQTEAG from the coding sequence ATGGCGACTGCAAATTTAAATCTGGTTCATGAGACCGAAGCACAACGACGCCACGCACGGGTGAAAATTCCAGCACGGTTGATCGTGACTGATCCGCAACATAATCAATATGTCATGGAGTTGAACGAAATTTCAGCGAGTGGTTTCAGTGTAATGAATGAAGATGCCCGTTTGCATGTTGATCAGGTCTATCGGGGACGTTTGTTATTTAACTTTGATGCTGTGGAATTTGTGCTGAAAGTAAATTTCAAGGTGATTCACCAATGGGCAGATGAACATCGGTTCGGCTGCGAATTTCAGGATCTGGGCACACAGGAGATATCTACTTTACGTTTGCTGATCAGCAAGTTTTTGGGTGGTGAAATTGCGCAGGTCAATGATGTATTAACGACGCTAAGTCGGGAAAACTTCACTAAAGCGCGAAAAGCAGTCAACACCAGCGCCGGGTTGACGGGGTGGGCGAAAACCAAGGCCTTGTTGGCAACGGCACTCATGTTTGTGGTGGGGCTGGGGGCATTTTCTTATTTGCTCAGCACACTGGCGAGCCATTATCTGGTTACCGCTGCGCGCAGCGCATCCGTGACCTTGCCACAACAAGCGGTGTTGATGCCAAAAGAAGGGAATGTCGAATTATTGGTCAAGGTGGGCGCTACGGTTAAAGCGGGTATGCCGGTGGCAAGAGTGCAAGCGCCGTGGGCTGAACAGGTTACTACATTATTAAAAGCCAGTGCGACACCGGATCCGAAATTACTGTCGTTATTACAAACCCAGATGGATTACACCCTACCTAGCCCCTGTGATTGTGCTGTGTTGAGCACCGGTGTGACCAACGGCCAGTTTTTGGAACGGGGAAAACCGGTCGTGCAACTGGTGCCGCCACAGAGCCAGCCTTATGTGCAAGCGAATTTCGATTATGCCGATTATGCCAAGCTGACCGCCGGACGTAAGGTCGTGCTGACTCTGCCAGATGGTTTGCCAGAGGTCAGCGGCACTATTTCTCAGGTGCAGATGACCGACGCCATGCCAATTCCGGCATTAGGTGCGGTGATGGTGAAGATCAAACCGGATCAAGCTTTACCCGCGGGCACAGTCAGTTCGCCGGTGGCGGTTTCTGTCGCACCTGTTTGGTTTGATCGGCTGCGGATGGCCGTCGCGATGCAGGTGAAAAAGTTCACTCAAACTGAGGCTGGTTAA
- a CDS encoding right-handed parallel beta-helix repeat-containing protein, which yields MNKIVIVGLLACGLMFTQWAQAEFYTVQTVSTQVADPALPALPDIRGYNRDAILQKQAAWQKPAHITFERMINNVATRKFFKGGKLGMWAQKQGQFPKAIYVHDGILTLPALHNTMPDTLVKLNKHQYLLRFPIVVMNHAAFAIAPGEELLLSHERGSFLVNAGDVFIVDGALRGWSEKTNSPAKYNGKKEEYRPFYIGWSGSETYAYGSLIESLGSLNSKAYGFTLSTYSEQDEMYAPLTLNRLQHPRGWLVNNRISDMFYGFYSYEANDVVLVGNKYYDNIYYGIDPHDRSHHLIIANNEVWGTKVRHGIIGSRDVSGSFIFGNVSHDNNQAGIMLDRASNHNVVMQNSSYNNGSDGLAVYESHHNLIADNRFYNNQHHGIRFRNSLDVTLKDNLILQNGHYGIYGYLSDLSAHAPLPGHEARDLKLDPYEMRGSGSISGGVIALNGSGALFTTGLEAVEIGKLALDENGKRREITLGGDLVPYTDVISTVWYGDVNEVLFSRAVSTKRSNVRNSVSLEVAND from the coding sequence ATGAACAAAATTGTGATAGTCGGTCTTCTCGCGTGCGGGCTCATGTTTACACAATGGGCGCAGGCCGAGTTCTATACGGTGCAAACCGTTTCGACACAGGTTGCAGATCCGGCGTTACCTGCTTTGCCGGATATTCGTGGTTATAACCGCGATGCCATTTTACAAAAACAGGCTGCATGGCAGAAACCTGCCCATATTACCTTTGAACGTATGATCAACAATGTGGCAACCCGGAAGTTTTTTAAGGGTGGCAAACTGGGCATGTGGGCGCAAAAACAAGGCCAATTCCCCAAAGCGATCTATGTTCACGATGGAATTCTGACGTTGCCGGCTTTGCATAACACCATGCCAGATACGTTGGTTAAATTGAATAAACATCAGTATTTGCTGCGGTTTCCCATCGTGGTGATGAATCATGCCGCGTTCGCGATTGCACCGGGGGAAGAGCTGTTGCTTTCTCATGAACGGGGCAGTTTTCTGGTGAATGCGGGTGATGTCTTTATTGTCGATGGCGCTTTACGTGGCTGGAGCGAGAAGACCAATTCCCCGGCCAAATATAACGGCAAAAAAGAGGAGTACCGGCCATTTTATATCGGCTGGAGTGGCTCGGAGACCTATGCCTATGGTTCGTTAATTGAGAGCCTCGGTTCACTGAATAGTAAGGCGTATGGTTTTACGTTGTCGACTTATTCAGAACAAGATGAGATGTATGCTCCGCTGACCCTGAACCGGTTGCAACATCCCCGCGGTTGGTTGGTGAACAACCGGATCAGCGATATGTTTTATGGCTTCTACTCTTATGAAGCGAATGATGTCGTGCTAGTTGGTAATAAATATTACGACAACATTTATTACGGCATCGACCCGCATGATCGCTCTCATCATTTGATCATTGCTAATAATGAGGTGTGGGGCACTAAAGTTCGCCATGGCATTATCGGTTCACGTGATGTCAGTGGCTCGTTCATTTTTGGCAATGTGTCACACGATAACAATCAAGCCGGCATCATGCTTGATCGCGCCAGTAACCATAACGTTGTTATGCAAAACAGCAGTTATAACAATGGGAGTGATGGACTGGCAGTATATGAAAGCCATCATAATCTGATCGCCGATAACCGTTTTTATAATAACCAGCATCACGGTATCCGCTTTCGCAACAGCCTTGATGTGACCCTCAAAGACAACCTCATTCTGCAGAATGGTCATTACGGAATTTATGGCTATTTAAGCGATCTTTCTGCGCACGCCCCGTTACCCGGTCATGAAGCCCGCGATCTGAAACTTGATCCGTATGAGATGCGCGGCTCTGGTTCTATCAGTGGCGGTGTCATTGCGTTAAATGGCAGTGGCGCACTGTTTACCACCGGATTAGAGGCCGTAGAAATTGGCAAATTAGCCTTAGATGAAAATGGTAAACGTCGTGAAATTACCTTGGGTGGCGATTTAGTTCCTTATACCGATGTGATTTCTACCGTCTGGTATGGCGATGTCAACGAGGTGTTGTTCAGCCGCGCCGTCTCAACGAAACGCTCAAACGTGCGCAATTCTGTTTCACTGGAGGTGGCCAATGACTAA